A region from the Aegilops tauschii subsp. strangulata cultivar AL8/78 chromosome 5, Aet v6.0, whole genome shotgun sequence genome encodes:
- the LOC141022860 gene encoding uncharacterized protein, with translation MPKSGRLLLIKTVLCAIPLHAMLALDIPPKTIAAMNKICRGFLWCAKAEANGGQCSVAWDSVCTPMWAGGLVIPNLRWLDVAMRSRWSWLQRSDPSRPWAEFTLTVPEASRQLYRAATRFTVGNGRSTLFWEDGWLEGQRLQDIAPSLYQRVRTKVHRTYTVHEALSTNTWAADVGPELTPASIWEYLRLWEMITRQQIQEDLPDSISWAWEKNGMHSTKSAYAAKFWGREVAPTASFTWKSRAPLQCRFFVWLALKDRCWTSDQLAKRGLDHQEAFPLCDQEEETINLLMLDCVFACEVWTEVCMALGKQEWTPSGNEKLQDWCLTKTGTGSDGKDIQAVLTLVL, from the coding sequence ATGCCCAAGAGTGGTCGCCTGCTGTTGATCAAGACCGTGCTATGCGCAATCCCGCTCCACGCGATGTTGGCACTTGACATCCCTCCGAAGACTATTGCCGCCATGAACAAGATCTGCCGTGGTTTCCTTTGGTGCGCAAAGGCAGAGGCAAATGGCGGGCAGTGCTCTGTGGCCTGGGACTCGGTTTGCACTCCTATGTGGGCAGGAGGCCTAGTTATTCCGAACCTTAGATGGCTAGACGTCGCAATGCGGTCTAGATGGTCGTGGTTGCAAAGATCTGACCCCTCTCGGCCGTGGGCCGAATTCACCTTAACCGTGCCTGAGGCATCGCGACAACTATACCGAGCAGCTACCCGATTCACCGTCGGGAACGGGAGGAGCACTTTATTCTGGGAAGATGGATGGCTTGAGGGACAGCGGCTCCAGGACATTGCACCGTCGCTCTATCAGAGAGTTCGAACAAAAGTACATCGCACCTACACGGTACATGAAGCCCTCTCCACAAACACCTGGGCCGCTGATGTTGGCCCTGAACTCACCCCGGCCTCAATCTGGGAGTATCTGCGCCTATGGGAGATGATCACGAGGCAGCAAATCCAGGAGGACCTCCCTGACTCCATTTCCTGGGCATGGGAAAAGAATGGCATGCACTCCACTAAATCAGCCTATGCGGCAAAATTTTGGGGAAGAGAGGTAGCACCGACTGCGTCATTCACATGGAAATCCAGAGCCCCACTCCAGTGTAGATTCTTCGTTTGGCTCGCCCTCAAGGACAGATGCTGGACCTCGGACCAGCTAGCCAAGAGGGGCCTGGATCATCAGGAGGCCTTCCCCCTTTGCGACCAAGAGGAAGAGACGATAAACCTCCTTATGCTGGACTGTGTTTTTGCTTGCGAGGTTTGGACAGAAGTCTGCATGGCACTTGGCAAACAGGAGTGGACGCCGTCAGGAAACGAGAAGCTGCAGGATTGGTGCCTAACCAAAACTGGCACCGGGAGCGATGGGAAGGACATCCAGGCCGTGCTCACGCTAGTTCTCTAG